The following are encoded in a window of Flavobacterium sp. WC2421 genomic DNA:
- a CDS encoding endonuclease, whose translation MKHFYLKRQFFLVAVFTFLSVISFAQVPTYYNGANISQTGDALKSNLSNLITTTHTTKLSYTPGVWDALKQTDLDPNDPTKVLLIYGYNDSDSDVTNDRTRSKDQNGGNQGDWNREHIFAKSLGNPNLGTDGPGSDAHHLRAADVTLNATRNNYPFGDGSGNAKLVNGAWYPGDEWKGDVARMIMYMHLHYGAQCLPSAVTISSQNYSVDMADILLEWNVEDPVSQVEINRNTILEGVQGNRNPFIDNPAFATAIWGGPQAQNRFDGSVQLDTEAPSVPATLYATNTTQTGTTLTWVQSTDNVGVLGYRIYNGTVQIASSSTASYVLTGLTANTNYTLSVKAFDAAGNNSTASNSVAVTTLVSTPPTTPATSVVFINEIHYDNAGADVGEGVEIAGTAGTDLTGWSIIPYNGNGGASYTPIGSLSGVIPNQSNGFGTIFVAISGLQNGAPDGLALVNNLGNAIQFLSYEGSFVATNGPAIGMTSTDIGVSQAGTEAVGLSLQLKGTGNQYSDFTWQTSVASTYGSINNGQSFSTVIEPLAAPTNFVASNITQTATNLSWDAATSAVSYEIYSGTTQLGATTSTTFDLTGLTANTVYNLTVVALDADDNSSEASNIVTITTLNNTTPTPAGAVFINEIHYDNSGTDVEEGVEIAGLAGTDLTGWKIIPYNGNGGASYTPIGNLSGSIPDQLNGYGTVSVTIAGLQNGSPDGIALVDANNNVIQFLSYEGSFTATNGPAAGMTSTDIGIIEASTATVGNSLQLVGKGTKYADFTWEAAVSTFGKVNKGQKFGDLVFINEIHYDNAGTDVGEAVEIAGYAGTDLTGWSIIPYNGSGGASYTPIGNLSGSIPDQLNGYGTVSVNIAGLQNGSPDGIALVDATGKVIQFLSYEGSFTATNGPAAGMTSTDIGIAEASTAALGTSLQLIGAGYNYADFTWQAANTTFGAINKGQFFGDASDILVVIPIAEARSKADGDIVTVTGVLTVSDQFAGSAYLQDATGAIAVFDKSVHGTGLFKIGDSITVTGTRSSYSEQVQISPVSAVTNNGLPNQPISPVTITLSEMANHPAELVRIENTTFPKPGAIMFGNSNTDITDASGTAQLRIDADVSDLTGFAQPENCSEIIGVVGNYFATQQLLPRMRTDFPCADKYQQTGSDLNISKDKTLDIATWNMAWFGDETNSPAAGKINSDAIQKDAVKNVLQQLDADIYAVEEISDDVLFAQMVSEMNDYSYVLSEATSYPNDFSSPKQKVGFIYKNKTVTPVSTKVLLETIHPYYNGGDVSALANYPDADKSRFFASGRLPFMMTANVTIDGNQKQINIIDLHARANTSGDAQGKYDMRKFDVEVLKDTLNAQYPDANLVLLGDYNDDVDYTVSDVPTTVSSYEAYVNDSANFSVVTKSLSEAGFRSYVTYENMIDHITLSNELADLYINESARVHYEFYTSDYTKTASDHFPVSVRLQLKELTLDASNTIDITCNGEANGTASVSVSGGIAPYTYTWNIGEITNTNSISNLDAGTYSVTVKDILNNEVVATFTINEPSIIEIPETESPTVYYGYTNSSCTTLTAGNVTGGILPYSYTWSNGATTSSINVCPSATTTFTLTVTDANGCSSVSEKAVNVIDVNCGSNPKNPKVALCHKGKTICIDENAVASHLAHGDVLGSCDTAIEDVKITAVNVFPNPFVSQINVEINSSSIAKVDFQIYNFFGQLVSQSSHNITSGKSTVNLQLADLRRGFYFLKTVVNGNIKHIKYLVKN comes from the coding sequence ATGAAGCATTTTTACTTAAAAAGGCAGTTCTTTCTTGTAGCTGTATTTACTTTTTTAAGTGTGATTTCCTTTGCTCAAGTTCCTACGTATTATAATGGAGCAAACATTAGCCAAACTGGAGATGCCTTAAAATCAAATCTTTCTAACCTAATAACCACTACACATACGACAAAGTTGTCGTATACACCTGGAGTTTGGGATGCATTAAAACAAACAGATTTAGATCCAAACGATCCAACAAAAGTTTTACTGATTTATGGTTATAATGATAGTGATTCTGATGTTACAAATGACCGAACTCGTTCTAAAGATCAAAATGGTGGAAACCAAGGCGATTGGAATAGAGAGCACATTTTTGCCAAATCATTAGGAAACCCTAATTTAGGTACTGATGGCCCAGGAAGTGATGCACATCATTTACGAGCTGCAGATGTTACTTTGAATGCAACTAGAAATAACTATCCCTTTGGTGATGGATCTGGAAATGCTAAATTAGTTAATGGTGCCTGGTATCCAGGAGATGAATGGAAAGGTGATGTTGCCCGTATGATTATGTACATGCACTTGCATTATGGTGCTCAATGTCTTCCTAGTGCCGTGACCATCAGTTCACAAAACTACAGTGTTGATATGGCTGATATTCTATTAGAATGGAATGTTGAAGACCCTGTTTCTCAAGTAGAAATCAATAGAAATACAATATTAGAAGGAGTTCAAGGAAATAGAAATCCTTTTATTGACAACCCTGCTTTTGCTACAGCAATTTGGGGAGGACCACAAGCTCAAAATAGATTTGATGGAAGTGTACAATTAGATACTGAGGCACCATCTGTTCCAGCAACTTTATATGCTACTAATACAACCCAAACTGGAACAACTTTAACTTGGGTTCAATCAACAGATAATGTTGGTGTTTTGGGCTATCGAATTTATAATGGAACAGTACAAATTGCTTCATCATCAACAGCTAGTTATGTTTTAACTGGATTAACAGCGAATACAAATTATACCTTGTCAGTAAAAGCATTTGATGCAGCTGGAAACAATTCAACTGCTAGTAATAGTGTAGCGGTAACGACTCTAGTTAGTACGCCACCTACAACTCCAGCAACTTCTGTTGTTTTCATTAACGAAATTCATTATGATAATGCAGGTGCTGATGTGGGTGAAGGTGTTGAAATTGCTGGAACTGCAGGAACCGACTTAACAGGTTGGAGCATTATTCCTTATAATGGAAATGGTGGTGCATCGTACACTCCTATAGGAAGTTTATCCGGTGTAATTCCGAATCAATCTAATGGATTTGGAACTATTTTCGTAGCCATAAGTGGATTACAAAATGGAGCTCCTGACGGACTTGCATTAGTAAATAACTTAGGAAATGCAATTCAGTTTTTAAGCTACGAAGGCTCATTTGTTGCTACTAATGGTCCCGCAATCGGAATGACAAGCACGGATATTGGCGTTTCTCAAGCTGGAACCGAAGCAGTTGGTTTATCATTACAACTGAAAGGGACTGGAAATCAATACAGTGATTTTACATGGCAAACCTCTGTAGCAAGCACGTATGGAAGCATCAATAACGGGCAATCATTCTCTACGGTTATCGAGCCTCTCGCGGCACCAACAAATTTTGTCGCTAGTAACATCACACAAACCGCGACTAATTTATCATGGGATGCAGCTACCTCTGCAGTATCGTATGAAATTTATAGTGGAACTACTCAACTAGGAGCTACAACATCAACTACTTTTGACCTGACTGGGCTAACGGCTAATACGGTTTACAACTTAACAGTAGTAGCTTTAGATGCTGATGATAATTCTTCTGAAGCAAGTAATATAGTTACTATAACAACCTTAAACAATACTACGCCTACTCCAGCTGGAGCTGTTTTTATCAACGAAATTCACTATGATAATTCAGGGACAGATGTTGAAGAAGGAGTTGAAATTGCTGGTCTTGCAGGAACCGACTTAACAGGATGGAAAATTATTCCTTACAATGGTAATGGTGGTGCTTCTTATACTCCAATAGGTAATTTATCTGGTAGTATTCCAGATCAATTAAATGGTTATGGTACTGTATCTGTAACTATAGCAGGATTACAAAATGGTTCTCCTGACGGAATTGCATTAGTAGATGCAAATAATAATGTAATTCAGTTTTTAAGCTACGAAGGTAGTTTTACTGCTACCAATGGTCCTGCTGCAGGAATGACAAGTACTGATATTGGTATCATTGAAGCAAGTACTGCAACTGTTGGAAATTCACTTCAGCTAGTGGGTAAAGGAACAAAATATGCTGATTTTACATGGGAAGCAGCTGTAAGTACTTTCGGAAAAGTAAATAAAGGACAAAAATTTGGTGATTTAGTTTTCATCAATGAGATTCATTATGACAATGCAGGAACAGATGTTGGTGAAGCAGTTGAAATTGCCGGTTATGCCGGAACTGACCTAACTGGATGGAGCATTATCCCTTATAATGGTTCAGGTGGAGCAAGCTATACCCCAATAGGAAATTTATCTGGTAGTATTCCAGATCAATTAAATGGTTATGGTACTGTATCTGTAAACATTGCTGGATTACAAAATGGTTCTCCTGACGGAATTGCATTAGTAGATGCTACTGGAAAAGTAATTCAGTTTTTAAGCTACGAAGGTAGTTTTACCGCTACTAATGGTCCTGCTGCAGGAATGACAAGTACAGATATTGGTATTGCAGAAGCAAGTACAGCTGCACTAGGAACTTCATTACAATTAATAGGAGCAGGATATAACTATGCTGATTTTACTTGGCAAGCAGCCAATACTACTTTTGGAGCTATAAATAAAGGACAATTTTTTGGTGATGCTTCTGATATTTTAGTTGTAATTCCAATTGCTGAAGCAAGAAGTAAAGCAGATGGCGATATTGTAACTGTAACTGGTGTTTTAACTGTTTCAGACCAATTTGCTGGATCAGCTTACCTCCAAGATGCTACTGGAGCGATAGCCGTTTTTGACAAATCAGTACATGGTACTGGACTTTTCAAAATAGGAGATTCTATCACTGTTACAGGAACTAGAAGTTCCTACAGCGAGCAAGTTCAAATAAGCCCTGTAAGTGCGGTTACTAATAACGGATTACCTAATCAACCTATTTCGCCAGTTACTATCACTTTGAGTGAAATGGCAAACCACCCAGCTGAATTAGTAAGAATAGAAAATACGACTTTCCCTAAGCCTGGTGCTATTATGTTTGGTAATTCAAACACTGATATTACAGATGCAAGTGGAACAGCTCAATTGAGAATTGATGCAGATGTAAGTGATCTTACCGGTTTTGCACAACCTGAAAATTGTTCAGAAATAATAGGTGTAGTTGGAAATTATTTTGCCACTCAACAACTGTTACCTCGAATGAGAACTGACTTCCCGTGTGCCGATAAATACCAACAAACAGGAAGTGATTTAAATATTTCAAAAGACAAAACTTTAGATATTGCCACTTGGAATATGGCGTGGTTTGGTGATGAAACTAATTCACCTGCTGCAGGAAAAATTAATTCAGATGCGATACAAAAAGACGCAGTCAAAAATGTTTTGCAACAATTAGATGCTGATATTTATGCGGTAGAAGAAATATCTGATGATGTTTTATTTGCTCAAATGGTTAGCGAAATGAATGATTACAGTTATGTTTTATCTGAAGCAACTTCCTACCCAAATGATTTTAGTAGTCCAAAACAAAAAGTTGGTTTTATTTATAAAAACAAAACCGTTACACCTGTAAGTACCAAAGTACTATTAGAAACCATTCATCCTTATTATAATGGTGGCGATGTTTCTGCATTGGCTAATTATCCTGATGCTGATAAATCACGCTTTTTTGCTAGTGGTAGATTGCCCTTTATGATGACTGCAAATGTTACAATTGATGGAAATCAAAAACAAATCAATATCATTGATCTTCATGCTAGAGCAAATACAAGTGGTGATGCCCAAGGCAAATATGACATGCGTAAGTTTGATGTAGAAGTTTTAAAAGACACCTTGAATGCACAATATCCGGATGCTAACTTAGTATTACTAGGAGATTATAACGATGATGTAGATTACACCGTTTCAGATGTTCCTACAACTGTTTCTAGTTATGAAGCATATGTAAATGATAGCGCAAACTTTAGTGTTGTTACAAAATCATTAAGTGAAGCAGGATTTAGATCGTATGTGACCTATGAAAATATGATTGATCATATTACACTTTCAAATGAACTTGCGGATTTATACATCAATGAATCAGCAAGAGTACACTATGAATTTTACACGAGCGATTATACTAAAACAGCCTCTGACCACTTCCCTGTTTCAGTAAGATTACAATTAAAAGAATTGACGCTTGACGCTAGTAATACAATAGATATAACTTGCAATGGCGAAGCTAATGGTACTGCTTCTGTATCTGTTTCAGGCGGAATTGCACCATACACTTATACTTGGAATATTGGTGAAATTACCAACACAAACTCTATATCAAATCTTGATGCGGGAACTTATAGTGTAACTGTAAAAGATATTTTAAATAATGAAGTAGTTGCAACATTTACTATAAATGAGCCTTCAATAATTGAAATTCCTGAAACTGAATCACCAACTGTATATTACGGGTATACAAATTCTTCTTGTACAACGCTAACTGCAGGCAATGTAACTGGAGGTATATTACCTTATTCATATACATGGAGTAATGGAGCTACGACAAGCAGTATTAATGTATGTCCAAGCGCAACAACAACTTTTACATTAACTGTTACAGATGCTAATGGTTGCTCATCAGTATCCGAAAAAGCAGTAAATGTAATTGACGTAAATTGTGGTTCTAACCCAAAAAACCCTAAAGTTGCATTATGTCACAAAGGGAAAACAATATGTATTGATGAAAATGCAGTTGCCTCTCATTTAGCACATGGTGACGTTTTAGGAAGTTGCGATACAGCAATTGAGGATGTAAAAATCACAGCTGTAAACGTTTTTCCAAATCCATTTGTAAGCCAAATCAATGTGGAAATTAATAGCTCATCTATTGCAAAAGTAGATTTTCAAATTTATAATTTCTTTGGACAATTAGTCAGCCAATCATCTCATAACATTACTTCAGGAAAATCAACTGTAAATCTACAATTAGCTGATTTAAGAAGAGGATTCTATTTCCTAAAAACAGTAGTTAATGGAAACATAAAACATATTAAATACCTTGTAAAGAACTAA
- a CDS encoding reverse transcriptase domain-containing protein, with protein sequence MDFAQYKETFMKEATKIGYSKQNINRCLNYAEPLFSNNVPVIYNSSHLTLLVGYKKEYIKKAALHTKYFYRDFEITKKNGKKRAISEPLPSLKEIQHWILKNILYKIPISPFAKAYRPNVSILENIRFHKNQPKVFTLDLENFFPSIKIESVEQIFLEVGYSKSISNLLSQLCTKDGFLPQGAPTSPYLSNLIFKKADMAIADYCIQHKIRYTRYADDLSFSGNFDEKKLLEKVTDNIQVMGLQINAAKTNLMTPNMRQTVTGIVVNEKPQVVFHKRNKLRQAMYYIMKFGIDEHREYKEIDQVHFLEHLLGKINFVLQINPKDHEFIGYKSHLIELKEKQKARMIKTELLLM encoded by the coding sequence ATGGATTTTGCTCAATACAAAGAAACTTTCATGAAAGAAGCCACAAAAATAGGCTACTCTAAACAAAACATAAATCGTTGTTTGAATTATGCTGAGCCATTGTTTTCAAACAATGTTCCTGTTATTTATAACTCTTCCCACTTAACCTTACTTGTAGGATATAAAAAAGAATACATAAAAAAAGCCGCATTACACACCAAATATTTTTATCGTGATTTTGAGATTACAAAAAAGAACGGAAAAAAAAGAGCCATTTCAGAACCACTCCCAAGTTTAAAAGAAATACAACATTGGATTTTAAAAAACATCTTATATAAAATTCCTATTAGCCCATTTGCAAAAGCATATAGACCTAATGTAAGTATTTTAGAGAATATAAGATTTCACAAAAACCAACCTAAAGTATTCACCCTTGACTTAGAAAATTTTTTTCCATCAATTAAAATTGAAAGTGTAGAGCAAATATTTTTAGAAGTGGGTTATTCAAAAAGCATTTCAAATCTACTTTCACAACTATGTACTAAAGATGGTTTTTTACCACAAGGTGCACCAACAAGTCCTTATCTTTCAAACCTCATTTTTAAAAAAGCTGATATGGCTATTGCTGATTACTGTATACAACATAAAATAAGATATACCCGTTATGCCGATGATTTGAGTTTTTCAGGAAATTTTGACGAAAAAAAATTACTCGAAAAAGTAACCGACAATATTCAAGTAATGGGATTGCAAATCAATGCTGCAAAAACAAATCTTATGACTCCAAATATGAGACAAACTGTCACAGGTATTGTTGTCAATGAAAAACCACAAGTCGTTTTCCATAAACGCAATAAATTGAGACAAGCCATGTATTATATCATGAAATTTGGTATTGATGAACATCGGGAATACAAAGAAATAGATCAGGTTCACTTTCTAGAACATCTCTTGGGAAAAATAAATTTTGTTTTGCAAATCAATCCAAAAGATCATGAATTTATCGGTTACAAATCACATCTTATCGAATTAAAAGAAAAGCAAAAAGCAAGAATGATAAAAACAGAATTACTACTGATGTAA
- a CDS encoding DinB family protein yields MKSKTQLFIALWQEGRTRFTKQLDLIIENDLKKKLATSPNSLGFLIRHISDVELLFTKNIFGASEVKVIAKTVIAKKDTGEWTNLSELKEYSHYAYQNLLAILEKQTDTDWDTSITTSEFGTKTKAEALGRIVSHTAYHAGQMSIINKYGTST; encoded by the coding sequence ATGAAATCAAAAACTCAGTTATTTATTGCGCTATGGCAAGAAGGTAGAACTAGATTTACAAAGCAATTAGATTTAATTATAGAAAATGATTTGAAAAAGAAATTGGCAACTTCGCCCAATAGCCTTGGTTTTCTTATTCGCCATATTAGTGATGTTGAGTTGCTTTTTACAAAAAATATATTTGGTGCAAGCGAAGTTAAAGTAATTGCAAAAACAGTAATTGCAAAAAAGGATACCGGTGAATGGACCAACCTATCCGAATTAAAAGAATACTCCCATTATGCCTATCAAAATTTATTAGCTATACTTGAAAAACAAACGGATACCGACTGGGATACCTCTATTACTACGTCAGAATTTGGCACAAAGACAAAAGCTGAAGCCCTAGGAAGAATTGTATCCCATACTGCTTATCATGCTGGACAAATGTCCATCATTAATAAATATGGAACCAGTACCTAA
- a CDS encoding MFS transporter yields MDQSSNIFKSWVPKWLIKAVIFLVILPAVSMLAGYIGGINSAASYYGLDPTDIQFSIVLYYVGIASFFPLERRFFSYFASKTYFLMSVLLFTAINLVLYNTNDALLFFILRFLGGAVTVAMIGITLSLIFSQFHSERSRVLGYAVFYGTLLISNAFTYLFDAYVFQNYDFNVMYLAIIYVQIPGVLLLFLCLKTNIRLHSKRFPLHQLDWKSFVIYSSLLTLIAYVLLYGQYYNWFESIRIWVCLGTIMLLLATFIIMQQKNKRPFIDLTIYKFRNFRIGGALLVLYYICKGDLSAANTFLFNDMGLDSYHYAYIMFFNALGIVVGIALTARFLLSKRNMRLIWLTGFAFLLLYHIQMFFIFGSQANEESVLLPLFFQGLGNGILMLSIVMFTIASVPESKSFSASLSGVSFRFFAFTVSLALISFMNLRQVSVHYHELGNSVTTLNYESSKRLQLYENAALANGASAMKAKVVAKKLLGKAVAIHTNTLFARDYYYFMGIVIFLIMLGIALIPHFHFHFRKIGAKVIPI; encoded by the coding sequence ATGGATCAGTCATCAAACATATTTAAAAGTTGGGTTCCCAAATGGTTAATTAAAGCGGTTATTTTTTTAGTAATTCTGCCAGCGGTATCCATGTTAGCAGGTTACATTGGAGGAATTAATAGTGCTGCCAGTTATTACGGTCTGGATCCTACTGATATCCAATTCTCCATCGTTTTATATTATGTTGGAATTGCCAGTTTCTTTCCATTAGAAAGAAGGTTTTTTAGCTATTTTGCTTCCAAAACGTATTTTCTAATGAGTGTTTTATTGTTCACGGCTATCAATTTAGTATTGTATAATACTAATGACGCGCTACTTTTCTTTATTTTACGATTTTTAGGTGGAGCAGTTACTGTTGCAATGATTGGAATTACATTAAGTTTAATTTTTTCTCAATTTCATTCAGAGCGCTCCAGAGTATTAGGGTATGCTGTTTTTTACGGAACGCTACTTATTTCGAATGCTTTTACATACTTGTTTGATGCTTATGTATTTCAAAACTATGATTTTAATGTAATGTATCTTGCCATTATTTATGTTCAAATTCCAGGAGTATTATTACTATTTCTTTGTCTTAAAACTAACATACGTTTGCATAGTAAAAGGTTTCCCTTACATCAATTGGATTGGAAAAGTTTTGTGATTTATAGTTCTCTACTAACATTAATTGCCTATGTTCTTTTGTATGGACAATATTACAATTGGTTTGAAAGTATTCGTATTTGGGTTTGTTTAGGGACAATAATGTTATTACTTGCTACTTTTATTATCATGCAGCAAAAAAATAAGCGTCCGTTTATAGATTTAACTATTTACAAATTTAGAAATTTTAGAATAGGTGGAGCGCTACTCGTACTGTATTATATTTGTAAAGGAGATTTGAGTGCTGCAAACACATTTCTTTTTAATGATATGGGATTAGATTCGTATCATTATGCTTACATTATGTTTTTTAATGCTTTAGGAATTGTTGTAGGAATTGCATTAACGGCTCGTTTCCTGTTAAGTAAAAGAAATATGCGCTTAATTTGGCTTACAGGATTCGCTTTTTTATTACTCTATCATATTCAAATGTTTTTTATTTTTGGCTCGCAGGCCAATGAAGAAAGTGTTTTATTACCGCTGTTTTTTCAAGGTTTAGGAAATGGAATTTTAATGCTTTCTATCGTTATGTTTACAATTGCATCAGTACCAGAATCTAAAAGTTTTTCTGCCTCATTGAGTGGTGTTTCTTTCCGATTTTTTGCTTTTACTGTGAGTTTAGCGCTAATTTCTTTTATGAATCTACGACAAGTAAGTGTGCATTATCATGAGTTAGGCAACTCAGTTACTACTTTAAATTATGAATCGAGTAAGCGTTTGCAATTGTATGAAAATGCAGCACTTGCCAACGGAGCTTCGGCAATGAAAGCTAAAGTTGTGGCTAAAAAATTGTTAGGTAAAGCAGTTGCTATTCATACTAATACCTTGTTCGCAAGGGATTACTATTATTTTATGGGGATTGTAATATTTTTAATTATGCTAGGCATCGCATTAATCCCTCATTTTCATTTTCATTTCAGAAAAATTGGAGCTAAAGTAATTCCTATTTAG
- a CDS encoding HlyD family secretion protein, with protein sequence MATITEKHERIDRITVKITYSIASIVLILLLVYGGYTLVKMYRYEETNDAQVEEYINPILSRTTGFVQEIKFRDHQRVHKGDTLFVIDKNETLMQLQEAEAILSSAKASLLVLESNAVTTTSSASVSEASIAASRAKLWQQEQEFNRYKKLLDEEAVTQQHFEAIKTSFEIAKSEYKAVQNTYKTARGRINDVDSQLAVAKANVQQREAIVENIKLNLTYAVITAPADGIMGDKTLQVGQLIQKGQTLGFIVDQDQGKWIVANFKETQIANMKEGQEVVIKVDAYSDETYHGKIQSLAPATGSRFSLLPPDNATGNFVKIIQRFPVRILLTDAVAKTNNLRAGMNAEVLIPKL encoded by the coding sequence ATGGCTACAATAACAGAAAAACACGAACGTATTGACAGGATAACGGTTAAGATTACCTATAGCATTGCCTCTATAGTATTAATTTTATTGTTAGTTTATGGTGGTTATACACTGGTAAAAATGTATCGATATGAAGAAACTAATGATGCACAAGTAGAAGAATATATAAATCCTATATTGAGCCGTACAACAGGTTTTGTGCAGGAAATTAAATTTAGAGATCATCAAAGAGTTCATAAAGGAGATACCTTGTTTGTGATAGATAAAAATGAAACGCTAATGCAATTACAAGAAGCCGAAGCCATATTGAGTTCAGCAAAAGCTTCATTATTAGTATTAGAAAGTAATGCTGTAACAACAACTAGTAGTGCCTCAGTAAGTGAGGCAAGTATTGCTGCATCTAGAGCTAAATTGTGGCAGCAAGAGCAAGAATTTAATAGATATAAAAAACTATTGGATGAGGAAGCGGTTACACAACAGCATTTTGAAGCCATAAAAACGAGTTTTGAAATTGCAAAATCAGAGTACAAAGCAGTTCAAAATACCTATAAAACAGCCAGGGGGAGAATAAATGATGTCGATTCTCAATTGGCCGTTGCTAAAGCAAATGTACAGCAGAGAGAAGCTATAGTCGAGAATATAAAACTCAATTTGACTTATGCTGTTATTACGGCTCCCGCAGATGGAATTATGGGTGACAAAACCTTGCAGGTAGGACAATTAATTCAAAAAGGACAAACTTTAGGATTCATTGTAGATCAAGACCAGGGAAAATGGATTGTAGCTAATTTTAAAGAAACCCAAATTGCCAATATGAAAGAAGGGCAGGAAGTAGTGATTAAAGTTGATGCTTATTCAGATGAAACCTATCATGGTAAAATACAGTCGCTTGCGCCAGCTACAGGATCTCGTTTCTCGCTTTTACCACCAGACAATGCTACGGGAAATTTTGTAAAAATTATTCAACGATTTCCAGTTCGAATTCTTTTGACAGATGCTGTTGCTAAAACAAATAATCTACGTGCAGGGATGAATGCTGAGGTATTGATTCCTAAATTATAA